CCAGACGTACTCACTAGTATGCAACCACTGTATAACTATTTACAGCAACAGCGCCGTGGCTTTAACCATTATGGTAAAAATGAAGACCCGAAAGCGCACAAAATGATTTTAGGCATGCAAAAAACAGTACTTGCGCAATTGCTGCACCCGGCTGTTATGCTGCGTATTTCAGATACCGCACTGTACGGTAATGAATATAGCTTAACGCAATTTATGGACGACCTAACTGCCAGTATTTTTGTTGATAGCAAAGAGAGCACGTCTATTAGCCATAATCTACAAATAGAGTATGTAAATCAGCTTATTGCTATTGCAGGCCTGGGCAAAGCTAGTAAGCACGACAATTTGGCAAAAACTGCCGCGCTCTATCAGCTAACACAAATAGCTGATACAAGCGTAGGATGGGGAGCCGATACAGCAACTAAAGCGCATAAAAAGTATATTGATCACTTAATTGCTAAAGCGTTAGAAGCTTAATTAACTAAATCAAACAGGCCACGTAATACGTGGCCTTCTTAATGCTTATTTATAAATAAATTGTGCCTTTTAAATACCGCACAGCGTTACCGGTTAACGTGACTGTATCCTCGCCTACTTCACATTGTATAAAACCACCACGGCTTGAAGCCTGATACGCGTTTAATTTATTTTTACCTAATTGCTGCGCCCAGTAAGGGGCAAGGCCAGTGTGAATAGAACCCGTAACAAAATCTTCTTCGCCGCCACTTGCTGGCCAAAAATAACGAGACACAATATCGTACTCAGCAGAACTCGCAGTAGCGACCACATCAAGTGGATATAAGGTTTTCAATAAATCAGACTGAGTAGTTAAATCATGAATTTGCTGTGCATTTTCGTATATAGCAAAATATGCTTGGCGATTTTTAAGTACCTTTACTGGTTGTATAGACAACCCTTTGAGCAGCGCTTCTGGTATAGCTTGCACTTCATCCGGCGCTTGCTTAGGAAAGGTCATAGTAAAACTACCATCGCTATTTTTATTAACCATAAGCTCCCCTACAGCCGCAGCGTTAAAGCGCACTTGGCTAAGATTGTGTTGTTCGCATAAAACATACGCAGCAGCGAGCGTAGCGTGGCCACAAAAATCTATTTCCATTAATGGCGAAAACCACCGTATTGCAAAACTGCCGTCTGCCTGAGGGCAAGTAAATGCAGTTTCAGACACATTATTTTCAGCGCCAATATTGAGCATTAACTCATCACTCAGCCATGACTCAAGCGGGATCACGGCCGCGTAATTGCCTTTAAATAACTCGCTTGTAAATGCATCAATTTGATGAATGGTGAGTTGCATAGGTTAACCCCCTAAATTAGTTATAAACAGGCCGAAGGTAATACATCTTTAGGTACGCTTGTTTTGTTTTCGCCAACCGCTTGCATCCCTACAACGGGTTCATCAAAACCGCACAACCATGCAATAGGGCTTGTGGGACTATTAGTAACGACTGCTGGCCTAAATGTTAAAACTGTATTTTGCAAAAGCTGCGAGGCCTTATTCCCCAAGCTAATGTTAATTGCACCGTTTTCTATAGAAATACCTGTCACTCGATTTCCTATTAAATATTTACTTTCAGGCACATTTGCTTGTTTATTATTCTTAGGAAACTCTCTGTTTTCAATGTAATACGTAGTTACGTCTTCTCTAATTACTGCGGCCATAGCAAGCGGATCAACAAGTTCAGCTTTTTGCATATATTTACTGTATTGCGGTAAAGCAACGGCCGCCAAAATACCAATAATAGAAATCACCACCATCAATTCAATTAGCGTAAATCCTTTTGCCTTCATAACACTTCCCCTAGCATAAAAATTGGTTGATAAGCCGCTTTAACAAATAAGTAAATAGACACAATAATGACTAAACCATACAGAATAACCAGCTTATTAATAAAGCCTTTAGCCTGCAAATTAAATTGTTGGAACTGCTGCAGAAGTAACACTTTAAACTCTTCATGAGTTTCTAAACCTAACGCATCACACTTAGCCAAGTGCTTAGTTTCGGCTATTGAAGCGTTTTCATCCTCTTTGAAATTTACCGCAAAGTTAAGCGCTATCATTAGTCGATCGTATTTCTTAATTAAACTGCGGGGAAGTAAAGCTTTTGATAAACCAGTAAAAGGCTGCGAGTCGGTTAAAGCGCATGCATTTTTAATTTTAAAAATTACTATAAAAATAATGCTTTGCAGTAAAACCAATAGAATAATTGGCACATACCAATAAGAAAAGTAATTACCTAAAGTATGCGCAGAAGAAGCCATATGATTGCTATATATCTCTACAAATGTAGGAACTACAAAAGACTGATATAAAAGCGAAGAAAAAACATAAATAAGAAAAACAGCAGTTAAATAGCTAAAAATGCCTTTTTGCTCAAATTTATACCCGCTAACTAGCTGCGGTACACATTGATAATGCATGGCTTGTTTTTGCAAAAAATCAGCATCTTGCAGAGCAAATTTTGCTGCAAGGATATTGGCTAATTTACTGTCTGCATATTTATTAGCATAAACGGTTAAATACGATTGTGTGGTTAACTCTTCTTTTTGTGCGCCACTTAATGTTTTAGAACTATAGACACGGCAAATGTAGCCAAACTGATTCCAATTCATACTTTATCCTTTTATTTGATAAAGTAACTTGCCACATATTTAGCACAATATAAATAGAAGACGATTGTTTTTTAAGCCATTGCTGGGCGCATTTTATAATATTGCATACACGCAAATTGCACGGCATTTGTAAGTAGCAACATAACAAACATTAAAATATGCGAGGTGCTAGGCATAACACTGCTTAGCTCTACAAATAAACCACACATGCCTGCTACAAACTGCAAACTAAAGTAACGGGCGCTTAAATTGCTAATATTGCCACTGCGCAAGGTTTTATATGTTTGCGGCATAACCCGCAATGAGCTCATTACCAGCCCCACGTATGTAAGTGCATTGAGTACCGATGAGGTTTCTAGGCTTTTATTTAGCAGCAATAAAAAAGGCAATAACGAAAAGCCAAGCATAGCTACAAGCTGTATACGTTCAGCTTTTGCGGCGTTATAGCGTGCAAAGTAATATAAAATTAAGCCACTTAATGCCCCGGTTACAAAAAATGGTAGAGCAATAAAGTAGCGTTCAAAATAAATATTGTAAGTAATAAAGTAGAGGCTTTGCGCTAAACCAAAAGTCATCATTAATAGTGATAACCCCGACACACTGCGATTCTTTCTAATTTTGCTCAATAGCGGTAAAAAGCTAAAAACTAAAATAAAAGCCGACAAAATAGGTAGATAGTGCGCCAAAACAACCTCGCTCGTTACTTAAATGTTAATATAAAACCCGCCTGAAACAATAAATAAACATATGTTTTTAAAAGGGTTTTAAAGTGAGCGCGCATTGTAATGATGAATATATTTTACTCAACAAATTAGCGTAAACCTATATTAGGCACTGGCAAGATAGCTGTACAAAAACCGTTACTTTAATTGAACACTAAAGCAATTATTGTGTATTCATCGCACAACTATGAAATAAAACTGATAATTGTTATCATACGCAGGTCTGTGGCAATTACACAAAAAATAAACTATGAGAAAAACACTTTTTAAAATTCACAGCTGGGTAGCCCTTATAGCGCTTATTCCGCTGCTTGTTATCAGTATAACTGGTAGCGTTTTGGTATTTAAAAGCGAGATTGACGGCTTATTAATGCCAGACAGTCACTTTGTTGTACAACAACAAGCCAACCGCTTACCTATTGATACACTTATAGAAAAAACGCAAAAAGCCTACCCTGAGTACGTGGTAGGTAGCTGGGAAATATTTAACGATGATACGGCTGATCGGGTTTATTTAATTAAACGCGGTACAGAGGACTGGTATAAATTCCATTTAGATCAATACACAGGCAATATTCTTTCGGAGCCAGTAGGCACCAGCCATTACTTTACCGACTGGTTTTTAGACTTACATTACACCTTTTTACTTAACGATTTAAAAAGCTTACCAGGGCAAACTGGCACTGTTTTAGGGTTCTTTTTTGCGGTGTTTTTTTTAGTACTTGGGATTACAGGTCTTATTATTTATCGTAAGTTTTGGCAGCGGTTATTTAGTGTACGCTGGCGTGCCACACTGCAAATAGTGCTTAGCGACATTCATAAAATGACCGGTGTAATTGGCTCGCCAATTATTATAATTTTAGCCATCACTGGCGGCTACTTTAACGGCGCTGTGTGGTATCACGAAGTAATAGAACACGCAGAAGAAGAGCACTTTGTATTAACTAAAAATTTATACAATGAAGAGATTTCTTTTCAGCACGTACTTGATGACAGCCAAAAGCAAATACCCACCTTTAATGGTACGTTTTTAGTCATGCCGCTTGAGCCAGACGAAAACATAACGCTATTTGGTGAAGTTGATACCAGCAACCCGCTTGCCAGTGAATATGCCAATACCGTTACTTACAACAAGCTAACGGGCGAGCATATGGCTAACTGGGACATTCGCGAAGTGGGTGTAGGTTGGCAAGTAATTGATAGCTTTAGAAAACTACACTTTGGTTATTTTGCAGGGCTCATTAGTAAAATAATTTGGTGTGTTATTGGTTTAAGCCCTGTTTGGCTAGGCGGTACTGGCTTTTATTTATGGTTTACTCGCCGTAAGCGTAAAAAACAGTCTCAAAAAAACCGCTTAAGTAAACATCGCACTGCAAGTGCTTGATTAAAAAATCACCTCACTGTAATGTTAAAAATCACAGTGAGGTGATATATGAAATATCTAGTTTTTACACTTAGCCTTTTTTTAGCTGCCTGTAATAGCACGCCGCCTGCAGCACCAATTAAAAAGGTGCAGCTAACACACGTAATTAACCACTCTCTTTTTGAGCAGGTTAAAACACCTAACGAGCACAGCATTTTTGAGCTCCCAAAGCCCGAAAAAGAAAAGTTTTTAGCATACGCGCATAAACGCTTAAATGAAGTTCGCGCTGATGAGATTATTTTTAACTACCTAGAAAACCAACTTACCAACTTTAAGTACCACGGCGATACACTAACATCAAAACAAGTTATTGAACGCGCACAAGGCAACTGTATTAGTTTAGCTGTATTAACACAAAGCTACGCCACGCTTTTAGGCCTCGATACCAGCTTTCAAGAAATGACCAGCGAACCTGTGTATGCCAAAGAAGGTAATTTAGTCTACATCGCCAATCACTTTAGAACCAAAGTTTATGCGCCAAAAGAAGAAACAGATGATAACTATATTGTATTTATCCGCCCTGGCACGTTAATAGACTACTTTCCCACACGTGGCAGCTTTTATTCAGGTAGTGCGACGTATAACGATTTACTCAGTAAGTTTTATAGTAACTTAGCCGCAGCGGCATTAGCCAAAAACAATCTCAATAAGGCTTACTCTTTAATTATGCAAGCTAACCGCTTTACCCCAAACGATACAGAGCTTTTTAATATAGCCGGCGTGTTGCACCGCCGTGCAGGCGATTTAAAAAGCGCTCACATAATTTACCAAACCGCGCTTGATAGAAACGATATAAGTATAAATTTAATTAATAATTATCGAATATTAGCAAAAGAGTTGGGGGATAAAACACTAGAAAATCGCCTAACAAGCCAGCTTGTTGATAAAGAAAAAGACCCCTACGAGCTACTCGTTATTGCTAAAAATAACGTACATCAGGGCAAAATAACTCAAGCTAAAAAACAACTTGAACTCGCTATTGCAAAAGCCCCTTATATATCGGAGCTTTATTTAGAGCTGGCTAAAATTCGCTACCAACAAGGTAACACAGCGCAAACACAAAGCTTGCTTGAAAAAGCCATTCAGTATGAGCGCAATAAAGAAAGGCTAAACGTATATCAAGCTAAGCTTGCGTCGCTAAACAAGCACAATTAACCACCAACACTTTAAATTAGTTTAAACACAGCTTTTACTAATGCACTTATTACATAAAGCAATTTACTTAAAGCGAGTAGTAAAAGCTAAACCAGCCGCGCATTTCATCCTCAAAGCTATCGCCCTCTACGCGCGATAACCCCATATTGAAGGTTAAATCGTTCACACCGGCTGGGCCTAAACCAAAGCTAAAATTGCCTTGATACTTTAAGCCATAACTTTGTGCGTATACCGCATCATCTACTTGGTGCTGTTTGTAATAAAGCCACGGCATGCCTTCTTTAAAGCTAAAACCGCCGCCATAACCCATGTAGCGTTCAGCAGTGGTGCTATAAAATGGCAGCTCTGATGAAAGCACAAACTCACTATTTTGATGCTCGCTAATTAGGCTTGAGCTAAATCCGCCTAGCGCTAAGCTGCTATTGTCGCGCTGCTTTTGAGTAAAATTAATATAAAGCGGCACATCAAACGCTTTACCAAATACGTTGGCCGCTAAATCGTAGCCATGCCAATTATTGTTTTTACTGCTGCCATCGTAATACAGGGCATTAACACTTTGCCCTATCGCAAATGCTTGGCGGTCGTACTGCCAGCTTTGGGTAATGCCTATACGCGCCCATTTATTATAGTCTTGCTTATAATCGGTATAGTTAAAGGCAAGCTCTGGCGTTAGGCTAAACGCCGCGTATTTAATAGGGTAACTTAAGGCTGCAAAACCACCTCGTGCAGATAGATCTGCATTTTCGCTCGCTTGGTATTGCTTTGCGGTATTTAAATCATAATCAAATACACTCAATTTAAGCTTAACTGGCAATGCATTGTATTTTGCCTGGGCGTACCCACCGTACAAAGCATCATCATTTAAATCAACACTGTAGCCCGCTTGAAGGTCTAACTGCTTTAGTAAGTCACTGCTTTTAATATTGATATTTAAAGCACTTGTAGCGGCTGAGTTATACTGTGCGCCTAGCGCTAAACTTCCATGCTGATCAAGCACATCGTAGCTGCTTTGTTTACCTACATTTTCGCTATATATTTTTGCTTTAGGCAACGTGTACTGATCCACCAAAAGCAGTGGCGCACTATTATCCAGTGCTAAATCAGTAATTATTTCGCCCTCTGCTGTACTCGGTAACTGCTTTACATTAGGCCCATCAGCAGTAATAGATAAATAAAGTAATGCCCCGTCGCTTGTTTCTAGCGGGTGAGCAACGGCTTCTTGGCCCTGGGTAAGTTTAGTTAATGTGCTACTAGCAATATGGTAGCTATAAATATCAGTTGATCCTTTTAAGCCGGCTACAAAGTAAATTTTTTCACCGTTTTTGCTAAAGCTGGGTTGGCTTAGGTATTGATACCCGTTTGGCATAGGCACGGCTTGGCGAGTATTATTGGTAATATCTTGTATATACAATTGCCAATTCTCATTTAAATTGGCTGATACATAAGCTAATTGGGTTTCATCAGGGCTTAAAGTTGGGTAGTCGTAGGCTGTTTTTAAGCTTTTTGTAAATAAAGGGGTCATGGTTTGCGTGGTTAAATCTACTTTTACTAACTCTGAGTAACCACCGCGTACTTGCTCGGCGTAAAGGGTTTCGCCATTACTTGTAACAGTAAAACGACGTAAGCCAGCAAGTTTAGTTAACTGCTCAACGTTTCCGGTTTCGGTGTTATAACTAAAAATATCAGACACCTTGTTATAAATACCCGTCTCTTCACGTGTATAAGCATTAAAATAAAGCGTGTTGTTATTTACCCATTGTGGATTAGCAATACCTGCTCGGTTAATTTGATTTAAAACGTGTTTTTGCTCACGCTTAAATACGCTCGGGGCGTTATCGGGTATATCCAATGCATCGTTTTCTAATAGCGCTTTTTGTGCTTTTGTAAATTCATCTTCAGCTTTAGTATTATCCTGCGTGCTATAAATAATAAGCTTGGTTTTTTTATCTTTATCGCGCTCAACAATCGCAAGCTTACTGCCATCTTTTGAAAGTGCAGGGTTGCTTGCATATAAGTTAAGCTTTAACCACAGCTCGCTGTTAAGCGCAGGTTCTGACTGCTCTTTTGCCATTGCTTTATAGGTATATTGCGCAATAAAGCGGCCATATAACTTAGCCGCACTTTGGCCAAATATCCCAGTAAAGGCCTCGTTAAAATCGCGCTTTTTAACTGCCTGCATACGTGTCCAAACGGCATCAAGCATTTGCGCTGAATACGTTTGCTCTAGCCAATATAAAAACCGGCTGCCCATTAAATACGCCATAGAGCCTGCCATAAAACCGCCCTCTGTGGCGCTTAGTTGGCTATAGCTAGGCAGTGCCCCTTGCTGAGCAAACTCAATTAGCATAGCTTCGGTGTAATTATCAAATAGCCGCCCTCGGCCCGTCATTTTTGACTCAAGTAAGGTTGCATAACCTTCGGCTACCCAGCGCGGCATATCACTGTAAGTTAAGTCGTAAATATCCCACACACTGCGTATTTTTTGCTGCCACGTATTGCGCGTTGGCTGCGCTAAATGCACTAAGTGAATATATTCGTGTAATATGAGTAATTGCTGCCAACCACTAATATTAGAAATAACCGTATCTGATTGCGGGGGCGTGGTAAAAAG
The genomic region above belongs to Pseudoalteromonas sp. MM1 and contains:
- a CDS encoding PQ-loop domain-containing transporter; amino-acid sequence: MAHYLPILSAFILVFSFLPLLSKIRKNRSVSGLSLLMMTFGLAQSLYFITYNIYFERYFIALPFFVTGALSGLILYYFARYNAAKAERIQLVAMLGFSLLPFLLLLNKSLETSSVLNALTYVGLVMSSLRVMPQTYKTLRSGNISNLSARYFSLQFVAGMCGLFVELSSVMPSTSHILMFVMLLLTNAVQFACMQYYKMRPAMA
- a CDS encoding PepSY domain-containing protein codes for the protein MRKTLFKIHSWVALIALIPLLVISITGSVLVFKSEIDGLLMPDSHFVVQQQANRLPIDTLIEKTQKAYPEYVVGSWEIFNDDTADRVYLIKRGTEDWYKFHLDQYTGNILSEPVGTSHYFTDWFLDLHYTFLLNDLKSLPGQTGTVLGFFFAVFFLVLGITGLIIYRKFWQRLFSVRWRATLQIVLSDIHKMTGVIGSPIIIILAITGGYFNGAVWYHEVIEHAEEEHFVLTKNLYNEEISFQHVLDDSQKQIPTFNGTFLVMPLEPDENITLFGEVDTSNPLASEYANTVTYNKLTGEHMANWDIREVGVGWQVIDSFRKLHFGYFAGLISKIIWCVIGLSPVWLGGTGFYLWFTRRKRKKQSQKNRLSKHRTASA
- a CDS encoding PhzF family phenazine biosynthesis protein, which produces MQLTIHQIDAFTSELFKGNYAAVIPLESWLSDELMLNIGAENNVSETAFTCPQADGSFAIRWFSPLMEIDFCGHATLAAAYVLCEQHNLSQVRFNAAAVGELMVNKNSDGSFTMTFPKQAPDEVQAIPEALLKGLSIQPVKVLKNRQAYFAIYENAQQIHDLTTQSDLLKTLYPLDVVATASSAEYDIVSRYFWPASGGEEDFVTGSIHTGLAPYWAQQLGKNKLNAYQASSRGGFIQCEVGEDTVTLTGNAVRYLKGTIYL
- a CDS encoding pilin; amino-acid sequence: MKAKGFTLIELMVVISIIGILAAVALPQYSKYMQKAELVDPLAMAAVIREDVTTYYIENREFPKNNKQANVPESKYLIGNRVTGISIENGAINISLGNKASQLLQNTVLTFRPAVVTNSPTSPIAWLCGFDEPVVGMQAVGENKTSVPKDVLPSACL
- a CDS encoding lipopolysaccharide assembly protein LapB, which produces MKYLVFTLSLFLAACNSTPPAAPIKKVQLTHVINHSLFEQVKTPNEHSIFELPKPEKEKFLAYAHKRLNEVRADEIIFNYLENQLTNFKYHGDTLTSKQVIERAQGNCISLAVLTQSYATLLGLDTSFQEMTSEPVYAKEGNLVYIANHFRTKVYAPKEETDDNYIVFIRPGTLIDYFPTRGSFYSGSATYNDLLSKFYSNLAAAALAKNNLNKAYSLIMQANRFTPNDTELFNIAGVLHRRAGDLKSAHIIYQTALDRNDISINLINNYRILAKELGDKTLENRLTSQLVDKEKDPYELLVIAKNNVHQGKITQAKKQLELAIAKAPYISELYLELAKIRYQQGNTAQTQSLLEKAIQYERNKERLNVYQAKLASLNKHN